One part of the Polyangiaceae bacterium genome encodes these proteins:
- a CDS encoding TatD family hydrolase — protein MLIDTHCHLDQHASQGQPDELIARAKSAGVAAFVVIGVGGEEALEEALALANERSEIVATAGVHPHDAAKTSERLEARIEEVLARPEVVAVGEVGLDFHYDLSPREQQAEVFRRFIQLAKRVKKPLVLHTRSAPEETLEILESEGARDVGGIIHCFSEDLAFAKRALDLDFDVSFSGIVTFKSAKSVQEVAAWAPSSRILVETDSPYLAPVPLRGKRCEPAFVVHTARRVAELRGVSEQQIAEETTQNACRRLGPALAHAAGLSPLGGAALA, from the coding sequence GTGCTCATCGATACTCACTGCCACCTCGACCAACACGCAAGCCAAGGTCAACCCGACGAGCTGATTGCCCGCGCCAAGAGCGCTGGAGTCGCAGCCTTCGTCGTGATCGGGGTTGGGGGTGAGGAAGCGCTGGAGGAGGCGCTAGCGCTCGCCAACGAGCGCAGCGAAATCGTTGCCACCGCTGGCGTCCACCCCCACGACGCGGCAAAGACGAGCGAGCGCCTCGAGGCGCGCATCGAAGAGGTGCTCGCGCGGCCGGAGGTCGTCGCCGTGGGTGAGGTGGGACTCGACTTCCACTACGACCTGTCGCCACGGGAGCAGCAGGCGGAGGTCTTCCGTCGCTTCATTCAGCTGGCCAAGCGCGTGAAGAAGCCGCTCGTGCTCCACACCCGCAGCGCTCCAGAAGAAACCCTCGAGATCTTGGAGAGTGAAGGTGCGCGAGACGTGGGCGGCATCATCCACTGTTTCAGCGAGGATCTGGCATTTGCCAAACGCGCGCTGGATCTGGACTTCGACGTCTCATTTTCAGGCATCGTCACCTTCAAGAGCGCCAAGAGCGTGCAGGAGGTCGCGGCGTGGGCTCCGTCTTCGCGGATCCTCGTGGAGACCGACAGCCCGTACCTCGCGCCAGTGCCCCTGCGCGGCAAGCGCTGCGAACCGGCGTTCGTGGTGCACACAGCGCGACGGGTGGCGGAGCTCCGCGGTGTAAGCGAGCAGCAAATCGCCGAAGAAACCACGCAAAACGCCTGTAGGCGCCTGGGCCCCGCCCTCGCACACGCCGCAGGCCTGTCGCCGCTCGGAGGCGCTGCCCTGGCCTAG
- a CDS encoding TonB C-terminal domain-containing protein — translation MGAPTEKQPRWRLTGALSTSLLLHAALLGSGAWLVLSGLDDDEKPPPPAPLQVELEDSPLELPSMSGIGDPRGKEQQIPKETTPELNGGARQAHVAGERAGKAGSAESDPAVNLSDSDDGISLDRDPINRLDRSQVQRLDTSKKRRSEDDRRATPNPMQLSFVVTGKGGRLERRPPSPYDPARGDLRGATSSVAGGALGVDLDPYGNLSQQGGEVEGSDKARTALGVGDGSQRQDYRLSARVALARPAVPRARAAVPARVPGRPQDTQDSQQEVASAVRSLIQATTAGGPVGHGPGGQAGPGRPGSGGDQGPGSRSRAAGGGGAYQGGTPVGLTPYFRNLERKIDWRDAFPDWAIAEGRSGVAIIRFSLGPQGEVSQIRVERPSGVPEFDAGVIRAIRRASPFGKPPKGLAAPLPIRMSFDALNPIVGRDGPGRGGRPRVR, via the coding sequence ATGGGGGCGCCGACGGAGAAGCAGCCGCGCTGGCGACTGACCGGGGCGCTGTCGACGTCGCTCTTGCTTCACGCTGCGCTGCTCGGCAGCGGAGCCTGGCTCGTCCTGAGTGGGCTAGACGACGACGAAAAGCCGCCTCCCCCGGCTCCGCTGCAAGTCGAGCTCGAAGACTCCCCCCTCGAGCTGCCGAGCATGAGCGGCATCGGAGATCCTCGCGGCAAAGAGCAACAGATCCCGAAGGAAACGACTCCTGAGCTGAACGGCGGCGCTAGGCAGGCGCACGTCGCCGGGGAGCGTGCGGGCAAGGCGGGCAGCGCCGAGTCCGACCCGGCGGTGAACCTCTCTGATAGCGACGATGGTATCAGCCTAGACCGCGACCCCATCAATCGCCTCGACCGCTCCCAGGTGCAGCGCTTGGACACCAGCAAGAAGCGCCGCTCCGAGGACGACCGCCGGGCCACTCCGAACCCTATGCAGCTGTCGTTCGTGGTCACAGGCAAAGGCGGGCGCCTGGAGCGGCGCCCGCCGAGCCCGTACGACCCAGCTCGCGGCGACCTGCGGGGCGCTACGTCCAGCGTCGCAGGGGGCGCCCTGGGTGTCGATTTAGATCCATACGGAAACTTATCTCAGCAAGGCGGTGAGGTCGAAGGCAGCGATAAAGCGCGCACAGCGCTGGGTGTCGGCGATGGCAGCCAGCGCCAGGACTACCGCCTGAGCGCGCGCGTCGCCTTGGCGCGCCCCGCGGTGCCTCGCGCGCGCGCTGCGGTACCAGCGCGCGTCCCAGGGCGGCCCCAAGACACTCAGGACAGCCAGCAAGAGGTGGCAAGCGCCGTGCGTTCGCTGATTCAGGCGACCACCGCCGGTGGCCCTGTGGGCCACGGGCCCGGCGGGCAAGCCGGGCCCGGCCGCCCGGGAAGTGGCGGCGACCAGGGCCCTGGATCGCGATCCCGGGCGGCCGGCGGCGGTGGGGCGTATCAAGGTGGAACCCCGGTGGGCCTCACCCCCTACTTCCGCAACCTAGAGCGCAAGATCGACTGGCGCGACGCGTTCCCTGACTGGGCCATTGCGGAGGGGCGAAGCGGCGTGGCCATCATCCGTTTCAGTCTCGGGCCCCAAGGCGAGGTCAGCCAGATCCGGGTCGAGCGCCCTAGCGGCGTGCCAGAGTTCGATGCTGGGGTGATTCGCGCGATTCGCCGCGCGTCGCCGTTTGGGAAGCCGCCGAAGGGCCTCGCTGCGCCGTTGCCTATCCGCATGAGCTTCGATGCGCTGAACCCGATTGTTGGGCGCGATGGGCCAGGGCGCGGTGGACGACCGCGGGTTCGCTGA
- a CDS encoding APC family permease, whose amino-acid sequence MTQRAPELGFWSLCALGINGMVGVGIFFAPAEVAGLVPGSAGTWVYALTTLSIAPVAACYALLGARFEKDGGPFVWAEAAFGNQVAYAVGWISFVSALFSTAAVVSGLGQYLGPYLGFVGPTSARVFSSLSIVVLGALVAAGLRLSAFVWNGLTIAKLLPLVALLGLGAALVWRGAAASASPPNPSEVATGAAPTISWLRAMLVALFATQGFEILPVPSGSIRNRTRTLPLAMVASLGFVTLLYMGLHATAVAALPDVSKAEAPLVAAARALGGPRLDYVVSLGTQVSAVGIAFGMFAMTPRYLAALAGPKGLGAWVGKHSARNVPLPALLVTLVVSFALVLSGRLESLFVLASLAVLGQFAVSLLALCRLAWQRARGLRRAHLWLALPALISLLFVAHGAQRREFLMLFASLALGLVLRYLPRRPAPDPKPD is encoded by the coding sequence ATGACCCAGCGCGCACCGGAGCTCGGCTTTTGGAGCCTGTGCGCCCTGGGCATCAACGGCATGGTTGGCGTCGGGATCTTCTTCGCGCCCGCTGAGGTTGCGGGGTTGGTCCCTGGCTCCGCCGGTACCTGGGTGTACGCACTGACCACGCTGTCCATCGCGCCGGTCGCCGCGTGCTACGCCCTGCTCGGCGCTCGCTTCGAGAAGGACGGCGGGCCCTTCGTGTGGGCCGAAGCGGCGTTCGGCAACCAGGTTGCTTATGCCGTCGGCTGGATCAGCTTCGTTTCCGCGTTGTTCAGCACCGCGGCGGTCGTGAGTGGCCTGGGGCAATACCTCGGGCCTTACTTGGGTTTCGTTGGTCCCACGAGCGCCCGGGTGTTTTCGAGCCTCTCCATCGTGGTCCTGGGCGCGCTCGTCGCCGCTGGGCTGCGCCTCAGCGCCTTCGTCTGGAACGGCCTCACGATCGCCAAGCTATTGCCCCTCGTGGCCTTGCTCGGCCTGGGCGCCGCGTTGGTGTGGCGCGGAGCGGCAGCGTCAGCCTCCCCCCCGAACCCGAGTGAGGTAGCCACGGGGGCCGCGCCGACGATTTCTTGGCTGCGAGCGATGCTTGTGGCGCTCTTCGCGACTCAGGGCTTCGAGATCTTGCCGGTTCCGTCCGGAAGCATTCGCAATCGCACGCGCACCTTACCCCTCGCGATGGTCGCGTCCCTCGGCTTCGTCACGCTGCTCTACATGGGGTTGCACGCCACGGCAGTCGCCGCGCTGCCCGATGTGTCGAAGGCCGAGGCGCCGCTCGTCGCCGCGGCCCGGGCTCTGGGTGGCCCACGCCTTGACTACGTGGTGTCCCTCGGCACCCAGGTTTCCGCGGTGGGCATCGCGTTCGGCATGTTCGCGATGACACCGCGTTACCTCGCGGCACTGGCGGGTCCAAAGGGACTCGGCGCTTGGGTGGGCAAGCACTCCGCACGTAACGTGCCGCTACCCGCGCTGCTGGTCACTTTGGTGGTGAGCTTTGCCCTGGTGCTCAGTGGCCGCCTGGAGAGCCTGTTCGTGCTGGCGAGCCTCGCGGTGCTGGGTCAGTTCGCGGTGAGCTTGCTCGCTTTGTGTCGCCTGGCCTGGCAACGCGCCCGTGGGCTACGCCGAGCGCACCTCTGGCTCGCGCTACCTGCGCTGATTTCTCTGCTCTTCGTGGCCCACGGCGCTCAGCGCCGGGAGTTCTTGATGCTGTTTGCCTCGCTGGCACTGGGCCTGGTGCTCCGCTACCTTCCCCGCCGACCCGCGCCAGATCCGAAGCCCGACTGA
- a CDS encoding serine/threonine protein kinase produces MKACPVCGRLYPLDAGFCPDDGSQLVSATQAPVASDDQDPRIGQMMFQRYQVRRVVADGGMGRVYEALDMQQRRSVALKVLHQDIVRDDVSVERFKREFEVSDLLPHDHIVEVIDFQATPDGSYALMMEFLYGEELRATLKREGVLPPARIVRMISQVAIGLDEAHARKLVHRDLKPDNIFLCQTPEGDVVKILDFGSVKDKADNAKKLTVMGTTIGSPYYMAPEQAQGLDTLDQRADVWAMAAILYECLSGSVPFKGNNGPSILLEILTKEPPPPSVAAQGKKYQVPPTLDPVMLKAFKKQASMRTPSMGALADAVGQAYGLSGTHLDWAKRTQDDLEQEISARMPELLQAQVAGPADGIADGFFGDSDSLGLMDEAMAQAAPGGPMVNLPPQPMGGPVGGYMQGGYDDVPLGVPKNTWLVPAIVGVVALLLGVVLVVVLAS; encoded by the coding sequence GTGAAGGCCTGTCCCGTTTGCGGTCGCCTGTATCCGTTGGATGCGGGGTTTTGCCCGGATGACGGCTCCCAGCTGGTGAGTGCCACCCAGGCGCCTGTCGCGTCCGACGATCAGGATCCGCGCATCGGGCAGATGATGTTCCAGCGCTACCAAGTGCGCCGTGTCGTCGCTGATGGTGGCATGGGGCGCGTGTACGAGGCGCTGGACATGCAGCAGCGGCGGAGCGTCGCCCTCAAGGTGCTGCACCAGGACATCGTTCGGGACGACGTGTCTGTGGAGCGCTTCAAGCGCGAGTTCGAAGTCTCCGATCTTTTGCCTCACGACCACATCGTCGAGGTCATCGACTTCCAAGCGACGCCCGACGGCAGCTACGCCCTGATGATGGAGTTCCTCTACGGTGAGGAACTCCGCGCAACGCTGAAGCGTGAAGGCGTACTGCCGCCAGCGCGCATCGTGCGCATGATCAGTCAGGTGGCGATTGGCCTCGACGAAGCCCACGCGCGCAAGCTCGTCCATCGCGACTTGAAGCCGGACAACATCTTCCTCTGTCAGACGCCAGAGGGAGACGTGGTGAAGATCCTCGACTTCGGTTCCGTGAAGGACAAGGCGGATAACGCGAAGAAGCTCACGGTGATGGGCACCACGATTGGCTCGCCTTACTACATGGCTCCGGAGCAGGCGCAGGGACTCGACACCCTGGATCAGCGTGCTGACGTCTGGGCGATGGCGGCGATTCTCTACGAGTGCCTCTCGGGCTCGGTGCCCTTCAAGGGCAACAACGGTCCAAGCATCTTGCTCGAGATCCTGACCAAAGAGCCCCCGCCGCCGAGCGTTGCGGCTCAAGGCAAGAAGTACCAGGTGCCGCCGACGCTCGATCCGGTGATGCTCAAGGCCTTCAAGAAGCAAGCGTCGATGCGCACTCCCAGCATGGGCGCGCTGGCAGACGCTGTGGGCCAAGCGTACGGCCTCAGCGGAACCCACCTCGACTGGGCCAAGCGCACCCAGGACGACCTCGAACAAGAGATTTCCGCGCGGATGCCGGAGCTGTTGCAGGCGCAGGTCGCAGGACCGGCGGATGGCATAGCGGACGGCTTCTTTGGCGATTCGGATTCCCTCGGCCTGATGGACGAAGCGATGGCGCAGGCCGCGCCGGGCGGTCCCATGGTCAATCTGCCGCCTCAACCCATGGGAGGCCCGGTTGGGGGCTACATGCAGGGCGGCTACGACGACGTGCCCCTAGGCGTGCCGAAGAACACCTGGCTCGTGCCCGCGATTGTCGGGGTGGTGGCCCTGCTGCTCGGCGTCGTGCTCGTCGTCGTGCTGGCGAGCTAG